In the genome of Diaphorobacter sp. HDW4A, the window CAGCGCCTGGCCGAGCGCCTGCCAGCTCTGACGGTACGCGTTGTCCTCGATCACATTCATTGGGCTGCCATGCCCCAGGAACAGCACGGGCATGCGCGGCGATGCTTTGAGCGAGGCCAGTCCCGCAGCGGCAGCCAATTGATCAGGCGAATGGAAGTGGGTGGTGGTGTTCATGATGCTCTCCATATGAGGACAGATCAGCGCAAAGCAAATCCGAGAACAGTGCCGACAAAGATCGATACGCCCATCCAGTGGCTCTTGCTGAAGGCGGTGAAGCAACCCTCGCGCGTCCGGTTGCGGATCAGCGTGTAGTGCCAGACCATCTGCGCCGCAGCTGCCGCCATGCCAAGCCAGAACGGCCAGCCGAGGTGATAAGGCGCAATCGCCACGACCGTGAGACCCCAGCACAGTGCAAAGAACAGCATGATGCCTGCCACATCGAAGCGGCCCAACGTGATCGCCGACGTCTTCATGCCGATCTTGAGGTCGTCGTCGCGATCGACCATGGCGTATTCGGTGTCATAGGCCAGCACCATGAACATGTTGGCCGTCCAGAGCAGCCACGCAGTCAGCGGCACCTCGCCGACCACGGCGGCAAACGCGATCACGATACCGAAGTTGAAGGCGATGCCCAGAAACGCCTGCGGCATCGCGAAGAAGCGCTTGGTGAACGGATAGAGAATCGTGAACAGCACGGCCGGCACGGACCAAGCCACCGCCTCCCAACGCGTGGTGAGCACGAGACCCAGTGAGATGAGCGCGAGCACGGCGCCGAGCACCGACGCCTCGAACACCGACACCGCACCGCTCGTGATCGGGCGCGCCTGGGTGCGCTTGACGTGGCGGTCAAAGTCGCGGTCGGCGATGTCGTTGATGCAACAACCGGCGCTGCGCATGAGCACCGTTCCAAGCACGAAAACGATCAGCAGATGCCAACCCGGAAACCCATCCGCAGCCACCCACAACGCCACCAGCGTGGGCCAGACCAGCACCAACCAGCCTGCAGGACGATTGAAGCGCACTAAATCCAGATACAGGGACAGGCGTGAGCGAGGGGCAACGGCGGACATGCAGGTTTTGAGAATTCGGTGAATGAAATGCAGGTGCCGTCAAAGGATTGCGGCCCGACGTTTATACGCCATGCGGTGCCGCTGCGGCGTAGCAAGAGAAAGGTCTCCCCACGGCTTACTCTGATTGACCAGAAATGCGCGCACCAGAAACTAAAAAGGCGCTGATCTTTCGACCAGCGCCAATTTCATTCGCAGTGACTAATTCAATCGATCAGGACAAGCGGGTCACACCCGGCAGTTCGCAGGCGAACACGGCGTTGCGCAGTGCTGCAATGGCTTCGTAGCGGGTGAAACTGCGACGCCATGCGAGCACGACGCGACGCATTGGAGGGCCGCCGCCGTCTTCTTCCTTGATTGGCAGATAACGGATGTGGGCATCGTCGCTCTTGCGGCGGCGCGACGTGGTGATCAGCGCATCGCGCGGCACCGACAGGCGCGGCACCAGCGTCACGCCCATGCCGGCGGACACCATGTGCTTGATGGTCTCGAGCGACGAACCTTCGAACGTGCGGCGGATGCCTTCGGAGTTGCTCGCATAGCGCGCGAACTCTGGGCAGACTTCCAGCACATGATCGCGAAAGCAGTGACCTGCGCCCAGCAGCAGCATGGTTTCGTTCTTGAGTTCCGAAGCCGACACATAGGGCTTCTCTGCCAATGGATGGGTTGCGGGAACGGCCGCCATGAAAGGCTCGTCATACAGCGGAGCAAGCGCGAGGCCGGTGTCCGGGAAGGGTTCAGCCATGATGGCGCAGTCGATTTCGCCGGTACGCAGCATCTCCAGCAGTTTGGCCGTGAAGTTTTCCTGCAGCATCAGCGGCATCTGGGGTGTACGCGCAATCGCGTGACGCACCAGTTCGGGGAGGAGGTAGGGGCCAACGGTATAGATCACGCCGAGTGTCAGAGCACCAGCGAGAGGATCCTTGCCGCGCTTGGCGATTTCCTTGATTGCAGCGGCCTGTTCCAGGACGCTTTGCGCCTGGCGGACGATCTGTTCGCCCAACGGCGTGACGGACACATCACCGGCACTGCGCTCGAACAGTTTGATTTCCAGTTCGTCTTCCAGTTTCTTGACTGCGACAGACAAGGTGGGCTGGGAAACATAGCACGCGTCGGCCGCGCGACCAAAGTGCTTCTCCCGGGCTACTGCGACGATATATTTGAGTTCTGTAAGGGTCATGTGATTTCCTGCAAGGCCATACAACATTTTGCACTGCGGCGCTGCCGACAGTATCGTGTGCGCGAATTCCATGCAAACCGCAAAAACAATTAAGCAACTCCAAACAATTGGAATCCGCGGCTTTTTACATCTATCGGCACCGAAACAGTGCGCAACGATGGCTATTTAAAAAGACTCTCGTCGCTTTCGAAAAATATCAACTTCATACAAGTACCTGAAAACCCAAAACAGCGAAGCTGCCGACGAGGCTAGGCTTTCAAAAAATCCGATTTGCTTCCCAACCAACGAGCCACATGCCGCTCGGACAACACCGGATACTCGTCCAGCATTTGTGGCGCAGCATTGCGAGCCCAACTCAGTAACTCAGCATCGATAGACAAATCAGCAAATCGTAACAAGGCGTCACCAGATTGGCGTGCACCCAACAGTTCACCCGGTCCGCGAATCTCCAAGTCCCTTCTGGCTATCTCGAAACCATCATTGGTTTCCGCCATGGCCTTGAGCCTTTCCCGGGCCGTTTGCGCCAAACGTCCAGTTTCACCAGTTGAATAAAGTAACACACAAGCCGAAGCCGCCGCCCCCCGGCCCACACGGCCTCTGAGCTGATGCAGCTGGGAAAGCCCAAAACGCTCGGCATGTTCAATCACCATAAGCGATGCATTGGGCACGTCAACTCCCACCTCGATCACCGTGGTGCTGACCAACACGCTCATCGTACCGCCCTTGAATTCTCCCATCACGTTTTTCTTTTCAATAGCTGGCATTCGAGAATGCAATAGGCCGACCGCCACTCCCGGCAAGGCCTCGCTGAGATCGACATGCGTGGCCGTGGCGTTGGAGAGATCCAGCGCCTCGCTTTCCTCGATCAGCGGACACACCCAATACACCTGTCTTCCCGCAGCCACCTGCAGGGCGATGCGCTCGATCACCTGATCCTTGCGGCTATCGGAGATCACCTTGGTCACAATCGGCGTGCGCCCGGGAGGCAACTCGTCGATGGTGGACACATCAAGATCAGCAAAGTAGCTCATCGCCAAGGTCCTTGGAATAGGAGTTGCACTCATCATCAGCATGTGCGGCTCCATTCCCAGGTCCTTGAGTTTCTGTCTGAGCGCCAGTCGTTGAGCGACGCCAAAGCGGTGTTGCTCGTCAATGACCGCCAGTGCCAGATTCTTGAACTGCACCTGATCCTGAATGACCGCATGTGTACCAACAACAAGGGCCGCCTCGCCACTCTCAATCATTGAGAGCATTTGCATGCGCTCTTTCTTCTTCTGCCCGCCTGCCAGCCATGCGACGCGCTTGCCACGGCTCGCAAGCAACGGCTCGATCCAGCCGATGAGCTTGGAAAAATGCTGCTCGGCCAGGATTTCGGTCGGCGCCATGAGGGCGCACTGCCATCCTGCGTCCATACAGATCGCCGCAGCCATGGCGGCCACCACGGTCTTGCCCGACCCGACATCGCCCTGCAGCAGGCGATGCATCGGCGTGGCTTTGGCGAGATCGCCAAAGATTTCCTCACAGACACGGCGCTGTGCGGCGGTCAGGTCAAAGGGCAGGACGGCCTGAAGCCGCTCATGCAACGCGCTCGCATCCGGTGTCGGTATGAGCTGCGGCGAGCGCAGTCGTGCGCGCTCTCTTTTGGCCGTGAGCTGCGAAAGCTGCTGCGCGAGCAGTTCTTCGGCCTTCAGGCGCTGCCAAGCCGGATGCGTGTGGTCCTCCAGCGTGGTCAGCGCCACATCGGGCGTCGGGTGGTGCAGAAAGAACAGTGAATCCCTGAGGCTCCACAACGGCTCGAAGCCCTTGGCGCCGCGCAGCGCGACCGGCGCGGGCGGCAGATTGGGCCCTAGCGTCTCGGAGAGTTCCGCCCGGCGCAGCCCCCCCGCCACCGCACGGCGCAGATAGGCCTGGGGCAGCTGCGCAACCGTAGGGTAGACCGGCGTCAGCGCGGCGGGCAGTTCGCCCTCAGCCTTGCGGAACACCGGGTGCAGCATCTGCCGTCCCCAGAAGCCCCCCTTGACCTCACCGCGCGCGCGGATGCACTCACCTACGGCCATGGTTTTCTGGTGCGAAGGGTAGAAGCTGAAGAAACGCAGTTCGCACTCACCCGTTCCGTCGTCAAGCCGCACCACCAACTGGCGCCGCGGGCGCATCTGGATTTCGCTGGACACCACCACGCCCTCGACCTGCACCGACTCGCCATCGCGCGCGTTGCGGATCGGCGTGATGCGGGTTTCATCCTCATAGCGGTGCGGCAGGTGCAGCGCCAGATCGATGTCGCGCACCAGGCCGAGCTTGTGCATCGCCTTCTGGGGCACGCTCAGTTCGGCCTTTTTCGGACTAGAGGAAGAAGAGGGTGAGGAAGATGAAGCCGGCATGTCGGCGTGGATCGCTATCGGATTGAATGGGTTAGCGGAGGTGGGGGCAAAAGGCTATCACGTCTGCCACACGGTTTTCATGATACGACGCGCGTCGCACGCTGTTCGGCGAACAACTTGCTGCAATTCCGTTTCCAAACCTCGGCCATAGCGCGGGTTCTAAAATACGGGCCTCGCAAGTAGTCAGTTATCCCTTTGGAGCCGTTCAGGCCTGTCAAGCCCCGCTCCTTCCCGAGTTGAACGGTTCCCAGCCAGCCATGTCACATATCTCTTCCAGCAGCCTGCCCGCCGAAGCATCGGCCACGGCATCCCGTCGCGAATTCAACTTGAGCGACTTCGATTTCGATCTCCCCGAACCTCTGATTGCACAGCACCCGACCGCCGTACGCAGTGCCTCGCGCCTGCTCGATGGCCGCTTGGGCGAGCCCGTTGATCGCATCTTCAACGAGCTGCCCGACCTGCTCGCGCCCGGCGACCTGCTGGTCTTCAACGACACGCGCGTACTCAAGGCGCGCCTCTTCGGCGAAAAGGAAAGCGGCGGCAAGCTCGAAATCCTAGTCGAGCGCGTACTGCAGGACAACGAGGTCGTGGCTCACATGCGCGTGAGCAAAAAGCCGCTGATCGGCGGTCGCATGCATCTGTGCGGCGGCCTTGCGAATGGCGGTTTCGACGCCGTGCTGCTCGGTCGCTGGCCCGACGAGAACGGCCCGCTCTTTCACGTCGCCTTCACCGGCCCCAACGGCGAGACGCCCTACGAGCTGATGGAGCAGCACGGCCATCTGCCACTGCCGCCCTACATTGAACGCCATCAAAACACCGACGAAGATCCCGACGAGGCCGAAGACGCCGAGCGCTACCAGACCGTGTTCGCCGCCAACCCCGGCGCCGTGGCCGCACCGACGGCCGCGCTGCACTTTGACGAGTCTGTGCTTGAGCGACTGGCGGCGCGCGGCGTCGAACGCGCGAGCGTCACATTGCACGTGGGCGCGGGCACCTTCCAGCCGGTGAAGACCGAAAACCTCGCCGAACATGTGATGCACAGCGAGTGGTACAGCATCCCGATGAGCACGCTCGCGGCGCTCGAACGCACCCGTCAGCGCGGCGGCCGCATCGTGGCGGTGGGAACGACCACCGTGCGCACACTCGAATCCTGGGCCAAGTCGGGCAACCTGACAGGCGACACGAACATCTTCATCACCCCGGGTTTCGAATACCAGGTCGTGGACATGCTCGTCACCAACTTCCACCTACCCAAAAGCACGCTGATGATGCTGGTGAGCGCGTTCGCGGGCTACGAGCACATCATGAGTCTGTACAAGCACGCGATTGCGCAGCAGTACCGATTCTTCAGCTACGGCGATTCGATGCTGCTGGCGCGCAAGCGCGATTGAGGCGGAAAAATCAAACGCGCTTATCAAGCGGACTGCGCAAGCCCCAGATGCTCGCGCAGCGTCTGGCCCGTATAGTCACGGCGGAACTGCCCGCGCTCCTGCAGGATCGGGACGACCTCGCGCGTGAATTCTTCGAAGCCCGATGGAAAATAGGCCGGCATGATGTTGAAGCCATCAGCCGCGCCCTGATTCACCCAATGCTGCATATGGTCCGCAATCTGCTCGGCCGTGCCCGCGAACACCTGATGCCCTCGGCTGCTCGCGACATGGTGATAGAGCTCGCGCAATGTGAGCCGCTGTTCCTTCGCGATTTTGAGCAGCAGCTTGCGGCGACTGAATCCACCATCGCCCAGCGGCAGATCAGGCACCGGTGCGTCCAGATCAGCGCCGCTCAAATCGAAGTCCAGCTCCACCGACAGCATGTGGTGTGCCTTGCTCTGATCGGTGAATGACTGCAGCAGCGCGAGCTTGTCGCGCGCCTCGGCCGCCGTTCTGCCGACGATGGGCATGAGCCCCGGCATGACCTTCACCTGCGACGGATCTCTGCCCGCTTCGCCCACCTGCCGCTTCAGCTCCCCATAGAACTCCTGCGCCGCCGCCAGATCCTGCTGAGCGGTAAAGATCACCTCGCCATGGCGCGCGCCCAACCGCTGGCCCGGCCCCGACGATCCGGCCTGGATCAGCACTGGCTCGCCCTGTCTGCTGCGCGTGACGTTGAGCGGGCCCTTCACCTGAAAGTAGTAGCCCGCGTGATTGAGCTCGTGCAGCTTGTCGGTATCGATGTAGACACCACCCTCCTTGTCACGCACATAGGGATCCGCATCCCACGAACGCCATAGGCCCTTGACCAGCTGCACGAACTCCTCGGCAATCGCGTAGCGTTCGCTCGATTCCGGATGCAGCGTACGGCTGAAGTTGCCCGAGCCGTCCTGCACCGTAGTGACAATGTTCCAAGCAGCGCGGCCCTTGCTCAGCAGATCGACAGAGGCCAGCGAGCGCGCGAGGGTGAACGGATCGCTGTAGGTCGTCGAGGCTGTTGCAGCAAGTCCGATGCGGCTCGTCTGCACCGCCAGCGCCGAGAGCACGACCAACGGATCGGGCCGCGTGATCATCGAAGGATGCGCGTCCTTGCTGGTCACCAACCGGTCGCCAAAAAACACCATGTCGAACTTCGCAGCCTCGGCCTCGCGGGCGATGCGCGCGATCAGCTCGAAATTCTCCGTTCCCGATTCAGCGCCGGGAAAGCGCCAGCCCGCAGCATGATGGCCCGCTGCGAGCAAAAACAAACCCAGATGCATGTCAGTTCTTCGCTTTGCCGTCGGCTGGTGATTTGCCGCTCTTGTCGTTGAGTGCCACAGTGCCCGAACCGAACACGCTCTGCGCGATGTCATGCATTTTGCGCACGATGACGGTTGTACCCTCCGCGCCCTGCGGCACGGGATTGACCTGCACGTTGATGAGCGCTTTGTGCACCTCGGGCTCCGCAATCGCTTCGAGCACCCACTGTGTGAGCTTCTTGCGGATCGGCTCGGGCAGTCCGGCCGGAGCGGTCCAGAGGAACGATCCACCGAACGCGTTGTCCCACTGCTTGTAGCCCTGCTGCACGACGGACTGCACACCGCTCACGCCTTCGGGTGGAGCGTCGGTGCCGAAGTACGCCAGCGCCTTGAGCTTGCCGCCGCGCACGAAAGTGGTAGACAGCGGATCGATCACCAGATCGACATGCCCGCCGATCGCATCATTGATCGCTGCCGCGCTGCCCTTGTAGGGCACATGCTGCAGCTGGATGCCGGTGAGTTGCTGGAAGTACTCGCCTGCCATATGGCCCGGAGTGCCCACGCCCGAGGTACCAAGCGACACGGGATGCGCCTTCGCATATTCCACCAGCTCCTTGAGGTTCTTCGCAGGAAAGTCCGCGCGCACCGCAAACGTGGTGATGCCGTTGCCGACGTAGGCAATCGACTGGAAGGATTTGAACGGATCGAAATGCACAGGCACGAGCAGCGGCGCAATCGCGAGATTGCCGATGGAGGCGTTGAGCAGCGTGTAGCCATCGGGCTTGGCTTTGGCGACAAACTGCGCGCCAATGGTGCCCCCCGCGCCCGGCTTATAGTCAAGAATCACCGGCTGCCCGGCGCGCGCCGACACCTTCTCGGCAATCAAGCGCGCCACGTTGTCGTTCGTGCCACCCGGCGTGTAGGGTACGACCAATGTGATCGGCTTGCTGGGCCAAGCCGCGACATCGGCGGAAGGCGTGCTCGCCAACACCGCCGCAGGGCACATGACCGCCACAAGAGACATCCAACCCAAGGTGCGGCGGCGGAGATAAAGCGTGCCCGACTGACTCATTTTGATTTCCTTGTTCTTTCAGAACCATCAACAACAGAAAATCGAGTCTAAAAATCACACGCGTTTCGCGCCAATAAGCTTTGCCGCTATCCAAGCGCAGAAATCTTCTAAGAACCACCGCGCATAAGCATAAGCATCTGTGCGGTTTCAGCGCGGCGTCGCCACGGGCTCGAGCCCGGTCTCCTCGATGGTCTTGCGCGCCTCAAGCGAGGTGTAGTATTTCAGCAGCGACGCCATGCCCTGCGGATTGGTCGAGGTCCGAGCCACGCCGGCCGAGAAGAAGGTGTACTGCTGGACCGATTCGGGTATCTTTCCAACGAAGGTCGTGCCCTGGATCGGCAGCAACTCGCTGACCTGCTGCAAACCGATCTCGGCCTCACCGCGCGCGACGATGGTGCCCACGCGCTCGGTCACGATCTTGCGACTCTTGGGCATCACCTGGTCGTGGATGCCGAGCTTCTTGAGCATCTCGGCCTCGAAGTAGGTACCGCTGGCGCTGGCCGAATAGGCGATGCTTTTCGCATTGAGCAGCACGTGCTTGAACTTCTCTTCCGTGCTGATGTCTGGCACCGGTGCCCCCTTCTTCACCGACACGCCGATGGCCGAGCGAACGAGGTCGATCTGCGTGCCCTGCTTCACATAGCCTTGCGCCGCAAGTTGATCGAGCGATGTGCGCGCAAGAATCACCACATCCGCGATTTCACCCTTCTCCAGCCGATTGGGAATCGACGTGGGCGACGAACCCATCGACGAGCCCAGCACCGTCTCGACCATGATGCCGTTGGCTTTGGAGAACTCGGGCGCAAGCCGCTGGTGCGCTTCGGCAAAGCCGCCGGAGGTCATCACCCGTACCGGCTCCGCTGTGTCGCCGTCCTGCGCGTTCTGCTGCGGTGTTTGCGCGCAGCCTGCTGCGAGCGCGATGGCGGAAATGAAAAATGCGCGACGCCCGAGCAGTGCGAGAGTGGAGCGGTGGACGGGTTGGCGATGCATGCGTTGTCTCCTGAGTTCGCTTTTACAAATACTCAGCGAGTATGCAGCGCCCCATGCGCGCATCAGCCATCCAACACGCAAGAGTTTGTTAAGCCGATTCCATGGGGCCCAATCACGCAAAGTAGTGACAGATGCGTTGCCCGCGAATCTCGTGCACCGTCACCTCGATGCCGTAGAGCGCACTCAGCACGTCCTCGCGCACGACGCTCTGCGTCTCGCCGTCATGCGCCACGACTCCATCCTTCATCGCGATGATGTGGTCCGCATAGCAGCTCGCGAAGTTGATGTCGTGCAGCACCACGACCACCGTCTTTCTCTTCTCTCGCACCAGCCGCTGAAGCAGTTTCATCATCGTCACCGCATGCGCCATGTCGAGGTTGTTGAGCGGCTCGTCAAGCAGCACATAAGGCGTGTCCTGGCACAGCACCATCGCGATGTAGGCGCGCTGGCGCTGGCCACCCGAGAGCTCGTCGAGGAAGCGGTCCGCGAGCGCCTCGAGCTGCAGAAAGCGCAGCGCTTCGTCGACGTGCTGCACATCGTCCGGCGTCATGCGCCCCTTGCTGTGCGGAAAGCGGCCGAAGCCGACCAGATCTCGCACCGTAAGGCGCAGCGTGGACTGGTTGTCCTGACGAAGAATCGCGAGCACGCGGGCGAGCGCGTCGCTCGCCGTCGTCGCCACATCCAGCCCCTGCACCTGCGCGCTGCCCGAGCTCATCGGCATCAATCGGCTGATCAGCGACAGCAGCGTGCTCTTGCCCGCGCCGTTGGGACCGATGATGGCCGTGAAGCGGTTCTCGGGAATCTGCACGGACACGCCATGCAGCACCGTCGTCGCGCCATGGCGCTTGACGAGTTCGCGGGTTGCGATCATGCCTTTCCTCCGCGCATCAACAAGAAGATGAACACCAGTCCTCCGACAAATTCCACCGCCACCGAAATCGCGGAATTGAATCCCATCACACGCTCCAGAATCACCTGCCCGCCGAGCAGCATGATCACGCCCCAGAGCACCACCGCAGGCAGCACCCAGACATGGCGGCGCGTGCCCATCCATTGATAGGCCATGTTCGCCACGAGCAGGCCAAAGAAGGTCACTGGCCCGACCAGCGCGGTCGACAGCGCAACCATCGCGCAGACCACCACCAGTAACTGCAGCACCGCGCGGCGGTAGTCCACGCCCAGATTGATCGCCGCATCGCGCCCGAGCGCGAGCACGTCGAGCACATGGCGCCTATGCCAGAAGAAGACCGCACCGAGCAGCATCAACACCGCCGACGGAGGCAGCAGTGCGGTCTGCACGGTGTTGAAGTTGGCGAACATACGGTCCTGCAGCGAGTTGAACTCGTTCGGGTCGATCATGCGCATCGCAAAACTCGTGAGGCTGCGGAACAGAATGCCCACCACGATGCCGACCAGCAGCATCAAATGCAGGCTGCTCGCATTGCCCGCAAACAGCCAACGCACCAGCCACATGCTGAGCGCCACCATCAGCACCAGCTCGAGAAAAAACTTGTTGACGCCACCCAACGCCACTACGCCCGCCGAAGTGAGCAACAACACCAGCAGCGCCTGCAGGAAGAGATACAGCGCATCCAGCCCCATCACGGCAGGCGTGAGGATGGTGTTGTGCGTCACCGTCTGGAACACCACCGTGGACATGCCGAGCGCCGCCGCCACCAGCGCCATCGACAACAGTTTCGCGCCCCGGTGCTGCAGGATGAACGACCATTCGACCTCGACCGCCACGGTCATGAAGGTGACGACGGAGACCGTGGCCAGCACCAGCAGAATGGCCAACCTGAAGGCTTGCGTGCGCCAGAGGAATTGCAGCGTCGCCATCGCTCAGCCTCCCGCCAGTCGGCGCTGGCGCAGCAGGATGACGAGGAACAGCGCGCTGCCAACCACGCCCATCACCGTGCCGACGGGAATCTCGTAAGGGGCGATCAGCAGACGCCCGAGCAGATCACAGGCCATCGTCAAGCCCGCGCCCAGCACCGCGACCCAGAGCACATTGCGGCGCACGTTGTCGCCCACCACCAGACGCACGATGTTGGGCACGATCAGGCCCACGAACGGAATGCCGCCGACGGTGACCACCACACACGCAGTGACCAGCGCCACCACCAGCAGCCCCTGCCACACCAGCGCGCGGTAGTTCAATCCGAGATTGGTCGCGAACGATTCGCCGAGCCCCACCACCGTGAAACGGTCCGCCGCGAAGCACGCGACGATGGTGACCGCCAGCGACAGCCAGAGCATTTCGTAGCGGCCATCGACGATGGTCGAGAAGTCGCCGTTGGACCATGCGCGCAGCACCTGGATCATGTCGAACTGGTAAGCGACGAAGGTGGTGACGGCCTCGATCACGCCCGCCAGAATCAGGCCGACCAGCGGCACGATCCACGCCGAGCGCAAACGGATACGCGACAGCACCGCCAGAAACAGCGCACTGCCCGCAAGCGCGAACAGCGCCGCCACGCCCATCTTGGCGAGCACCGGCAGTTGCGGCGCGAAGAGCATCGTCACCATCATGCCGAGCGTCGCGGATTCCACCGTACCGACGGTCGACGGCTCGACGAAATGGTTGCGTGCCAGCATCTGCATGAGCAGCCCCGCGACCGCCATCGCCGAGCCCGCGAGCAGCAGCGCGAGCGTGCGCGGAACGCGGCTGAACAAGAGCACCTGCGCGACCAGATCATCGTCGCTGTCGGACCACAGCGTGTCCCACGACACATCGCTCACGCCCACCGCGAGACTCGCCAGCGCCAAAGCAAAAAGGGCCGCGAGGGCCCCGGTCCAGGCGAGCGCATTCACACGCGTCGCAGCCCCATCACATGGCCGGTGCAAACGCATCGGACAGCTGCTTGAGGTTTTCCTTGATCGCAGTAGGGCCCGCGTTGGAGAGCACGTACCAGTTGGTCGCGTTCAGATAGACGACCTGCTTGTTGCGCCAGGCCTTGGTGGCATGCACCAGCTTGTTGTCCAGCAGCTTCTCGGCGGATGCGCCCTCGCGGCCAATCGCCGCATCGCGGTCGAGCACCAGCAGCCAGTCAGGATTGGTTTTGAGCAGGTATTCGAACGACACCGCCTGCCCGTGCTTGGACACTTCGATCTTGTCCTTGACCGGCGTGGCGCCGAAGGTGCTGTAGAGCATGTCGAAGCGCGAGCCGGGGCCGTAGACGCTCATCTTGCCGCCGTTGGTCATCACGAACAGCATCGAGCCCTTGCCGGTCGCCTTGGTCTTCACGTTGGCGATCTCCTGCTCGATGTTCCTGATCTCCAGCTCGCCCTTCTCAGGCACACCGTAGGCCGCCGCAATCGCGCGGATGTTGCGGAAGACCTGCGGCATCTGGTTGCCGTCGCCGAT includes:
- a CDS encoding ABC transporter ATP-binding protein — protein: MIATRELVKRHGATTVLHGVSVQIPENRFTAIIGPNGAGKSTLLSLISRLMPMSSGSAQVQGLDVATTASDALARVLAILRQDNQSTLRLTVRDLVGFGRFPHSKGRMTPDDVQHVDEALRFLQLEALADRFLDELSGGQRQRAYIAMVLCQDTPYVLLDEPLNNLDMAHAVTMMKLLQRLVREKRKTVVVVLHDINFASCYADHIIAMKDGVVAHDGETQSVVREDVLSALYGIEVTVHEIRGQRICHYFA
- a CDS encoding siderophore ABC transporter substrate-binding protein, yielding MSRSRFNRRHTLLGLGLGLALAMPGAGALARSPKVTVKDASGEVSVPLKPKTVLVYDLSALDIIQSLGGDVQGVPNVVTMPKFLGQYADAAKYPQVGSLFEPDYEKVKSLKPDLIISGGRTQPKLEELRKYAPVLDISIGDGNQMPQVFRNIRAIAAAYGVPEKGELEIRNIEQEIANVKTKATGKGSMLFVMTNGGKMSVYGPGSRFDMLYSTFGATPVKDKIEVSKHGQAVSFEYLLKTNPDWLLVLDRDAAIGREGASAEKLLDNKLVHATKAWRNKQVVYLNATNWYVLSNAGPTAIKENLKQLSDAFAPAM
- a CDS encoding ABC transporter permease, with translation MRLHRPCDGAATRVNALAWTGALAALFALALASLAVGVSDVSWDTLWSDSDDDLVAQVLLFSRVPRTLALLLAGSAMAVAGLLMQMLARNHFVEPSTVGTVESATLGMMVTMLFAPQLPVLAKMGVAALFALAGSALFLAVLSRIRLRSAWIVPLVGLILAGVIEAVTTFVAYQFDMIQVLRAWSNGDFSTIVDGRYEMLWLSLAVTIVACFAADRFTVVGLGESFATNLGLNYRALVWQGLLVVALVTACVVVTVGGIPFVGLIVPNIVRLVVGDNVRRNVLWVAVLGAGLTMACDLLGRLLIAPYEIPVGTVMGVVGSALFLVILLRQRRLAGG
- a CDS encoding iron chelate uptake ABC transporter family permease subunit codes for the protein MATLQFLWRTQAFRLAILLVLATVSVVTFMTVAVEVEWSFILQHRGAKLLSMALVAAALGMSTVVFQTVTHNTILTPAVMGLDALYLFLQALLVLLLTSAGVVALGGVNKFFLELVLMVALSMWLVRWLFAGNASSLHLMLLVGIVVGILFRSLTSFAMRMIDPNEFNSLQDRMFANFNTVQTALLPPSAVLMLLGAVFFWHRRHVLDVLALGRDAAINLGVDYRRAVLQLLVVVCAMVALSTALVGPVTFFGLLVANMAYQWMGTRRHVWVLPAVVLWGVIMLLGGQVILERVMGFNSAISVAVEFVGGLVFIFLLMRGGKA